Proteins encoded by one window of Sulfurospirillum barnesii SES-3:
- the dnaE gene encoding DNA polymerase III subunit alpha, producing MSELHYTHLHLHTEYSLLDGANKIGKLAKKLKSQGVKSVAITDHGNMFGALDFYKTMRKEGIKPIIGIEAYLHNQDDISDKTTKQRFHVCLFAKNEIGYKNLMYLSSMSYIKGFYYYPRISKQLLREHSEGLICSSACLQGEVNWHLNLNNKRNVQFGAKGYERAKEVALEYKAIFGDDFYLEIMRHGINDQMFIDDDILRIAKETGIKVIATNDTHYLEPDDAEAHEAFMCIAMNKEFDDPNRLRHSVHEFFVKSPEQMAALFADIPEVLEHTQEIVEKCHLEIKLGDPTPPKFKFTTEYAAREGLTFESDDDFFAHKCREGLKERLKYVDESKHEEYKARLEREISVICNMKFPGYMLIVWDFIREAKSRGVPVGPGRGSAAGSLVAYSLFITDLDPMPYNLLFERFLNPERISMPDIDVDFCQSRRGEIIDYVVEKYGRYNVAQVITFGKLLAKGVIRDVARVLAIPYAEADAMAKLIPDELGITLNGVGVEGEEGYKAGAYQKEPKLRELIERDPRMQRVWKFALALEGLNRNSGMHAAGVVISDEELWHKTPLYQPSGEEHLVTQYSLNYLEDVDLIKFDFLGLKTLTVIDNALKLIKARYNQIIDFNALDLNDPKVYELIQSGDTIGLFQIESSGMQSLNERLKPNTFEDLIAVLALYRPGPMESGMLDDFIDRKHGRKEVTYFFDEFTKPLQPILEPTYGVIVYQEQVMQIVQSIGGFSLGESDLIRRAMGKKKIDYMKQKAEEFADGAVKQGLDRAHAIELFGLIEKFAGYGFNKSHSAAYALITFQTAYLKCYYPQEFMAALLTSEQDNTDKIVKYIDEVKRLGIKLLPPSIQHSLIEFRAITDAHGDEAILFGMGAIKGVGNAAISKILEARAEAPFADMSDFISRIDGSKVNKKVLESLIKSGSFDDFGYTRRSLLESIDNIIEASGECSRAKKMAEYSLFGDSAEMTTVNISIDSIAEFDGKRILELEKETIGFYISGHPLDAFRAQIDEMSYTLSSEKDQIEDGSKALFIGKVESITEKISKKGNKFGIISLMDFHGSMELTVFEKQLEALSKMDLEKPLCFKVDVSNDGQNTKMRVMKIMELDDAKKEKIETKVIEVPLEPKVLKIAIGEDSTPLELLYQLVKEHRGRRALHLIITSKLQNVLIETHLGVDDSLDEKLAELDWVEVIA from the coding sequence ATGAGCGAATTACACTACACCCATTTACATTTACATACCGAATACTCCTTACTTGATGGCGCAAATAAGATTGGAAAATTAGCTAAAAAACTCAAATCCCAAGGCGTGAAATCCGTGGCGATTACTGACCATGGGAATATGTTTGGAGCCCTTGATTTTTACAAGACGATGCGAAAAGAAGGCATTAAACCCATTATTGGCATAGAAGCCTATTTGCACAATCAAGACGATATTAGCGATAAAACAACCAAACAGCGCTTCCACGTTTGCTTGTTCGCCAAAAATGAGATTGGCTATAAAAACTTAATGTATCTCTCATCCATGAGTTACATTAAGGGGTTTTACTACTACCCACGTATCAGTAAGCAACTTTTAAGGGAGCATTCTGAGGGGCTTATTTGTTCGAGTGCATGTTTACAAGGTGAGGTCAATTGGCATCTCAATCTTAATAACAAACGAAATGTTCAATTTGGAGCCAAAGGGTATGAGAGGGCTAAAGAGGTTGCTTTAGAGTACAAGGCAATTTTTGGGGATGATTTTTATTTGGAAATTATGCGCCATGGTATTAATGATCAGATGTTTATTGATGATGACATTTTACGTATTGCCAAAGAGACAGGCATTAAAGTGATTGCAACCAACGATACGCACTACTTAGAGCCTGATGATGCAGAAGCGCACGAGGCGTTTATGTGTATTGCAATGAACAAAGAGTTTGATGACCCTAATCGTCTGCGCCACTCCGTGCATGAGTTTTTTGTCAAATCCCCAGAGCAGATGGCAGCGCTTTTTGCAGATATTCCCGAAGTGCTTGAACATACCCAAGAAATTGTAGAGAAGTGTCATTTGGAGATTAAATTAGGCGATCCAACGCCTCCAAAATTTAAATTTACCACAGAGTATGCTGCTCGTGAGGGACTTACCTTTGAAAGCGATGATGACTTTTTTGCACACAAATGCCGTGAGGGTTTAAAAGAGCGTTTAAAGTACGTTGATGAGAGTAAGCATGAAGAGTACAAAGCAAGGCTTGAGCGGGAGATTAGCGTTATTTGTAATATGAAATTTCCTGGTTATATGCTTATCGTTTGGGACTTTATTCGTGAGGCAAAAAGCAGAGGTGTGCCCGTAGGTCCAGGAAGAGGCTCAGCTGCTGGAAGTTTGGTGGCGTATTCGCTTTTTATTACCGACTTAGACCCAATGCCGTATAACTTACTTTTTGAGCGGTTTTTGAATCCTGAACGTATTAGTATGCCCGATATTGACGTGGACTTTTGTCAAAGTAGGCGTGGTGAGATTATTGATTATGTGGTGGAAAAATATGGGCGTTATAACGTGGCACAAGTCATTACCTTTGGTAAGCTTTTGGCTAAAGGTGTTATTCGAGATGTCGCCCGTGTTTTAGCCATTCCTTATGCAGAAGCCGATGCTATGGCAAAACTCATTCCTGATGAACTGGGCATTACTTTAAATGGTGTGGGTGTTGAGGGCGAAGAGGGGTACAAAGCAGGGGCGTATCAAAAAGAGCCAAAGCTTCGAGAACTTATTGAGCGAGATCCTAGAATGCAGCGGGTGTGGAAATTTGCGCTTGCACTTGAAGGACTCAATCGCAATTCGGGTATGCATGCGGCGGGTGTGGTAATCAGTGATGAGGAGTTGTGGCATAAAACCCCTTTGTATCAACCCTCAGGTGAAGAGCATCTGGTGACGCAGTATTCGCTTAACTATCTTGAAGATGTGGATTTGATTAAGTTCGACTTTTTGGGACTTAAGACACTTACGGTGATTGATAATGCACTTAAACTTATTAAAGCACGCTACAACCAAATCATTGATTTTAACGCACTCGATTTGAACGATCCTAAAGTGTATGAACTCATCCAAAGTGGTGATACCATTGGACTCTTTCAGATAGAATCCAGCGGTATGCAATCGCTTAATGAGCGTTTAAAACCCAATACCTTTGAAGACTTGATTGCGGTTTTAGCACTGTATCGTCCAGGTCCGATGGAATCAGGCATGTTGGATGATTTTATTGATAGAAAGCACGGGCGTAAAGAGGTTACCTACTTTTTTGATGAGTTTACCAAACCCTTGCAACCCATTTTAGAGCCAACCTATGGGGTTATTGTTTACCAAGAACAGGTTATGCAAATTGTTCAAAGCATTGGTGGATTTAGTTTGGGTGAATCAGACTTGATTCGTCGTGCGATGGGTAAGAAAAAGATTGACTATATGAAACAAAAAGCCGAAGAGTTTGCTGATGGTGCGGTCAAACAAGGCTTAGATAGAGCGCATGCGATTGAGCTTTTTGGTTTAATTGAGAAGTTTGCGGGCTATGGTTTTAATAAATCACACTCTGCCGCTTACGCACTCATTACCTTTCAAACGGCGTACTTGAAATGCTACTATCCGCAAGAGTTTATGGCAGCGCTTTTGACCTCAGAGCAAGATAACACTGATAAAATTGTTAAATACATTGATGAGGTGAAGCGTTTAGGCATTAAACTTTTACCTCCTTCCATTCAACACTCTCTTATTGAATTTCGTGCTATTACAGACGCTCATGGGGACGAGGCCATTTTATTTGGTATGGGGGCGATTAAAGGTGTTGGCAATGCAGCCATTAGCAAAATTTTAGAAGCCAGAGCGGAAGCGCCATTTGCCGATATGAGCGATTTTATCTCACGCATTGATGGCTCAAAAGTCAATAAAAAAGTCTTAGAATCGCTCATTAAATCGGGCAGTTTTGATGATTTTGGTTACACGAGGCGTTCTTTGTTAGAGAGTATAGATAATATTATTGAAGCCAGTGGAGAGTGCTCTCGGGCTAAAAAAATGGCCGAGTATTCTCTTTTTGGCGATAGTGCGGAGATGACGACTGTTAATATTTCAATTGATAGCATTGCAGAATTTGATGGTAAAAGAATTTTAGAACTTGAAAAAGAGACCATTGGTTTTTATATTTCAGGTCACCCCTTAGATGCGTTTAGAGCCCAAATTGATGAGATGAGTTATACACTTTCCAGTGAAAAAGACCAAATTGAAGATGGTTCAAAAGCGCTGTTTATTGGAAAAGTAGAGAGTATTACGGAGAAAATAAGCAAAAAAGGGAATAAATTTGGCATTATCTCCTTAATGGATTTTCATGGTTCTATGGAACTTACCGTATTTGAAAAACAGCTAGAAGCCCTTTCTAAAATGGATTTAGAAAAACCGCTTTGTTTTAAGGTAGATGTCTCCAATGATGGTCAAAATACCAAGATGCGTGTTATGAAGATTATGGAATTAGACGATGCTAAAAAAGAGAAGATTGAAACCAAAGTTATTGAAGTGCCACTTGAGCCTAAAGTGCTTAAAATTGCCATTGGAGAAGATTCAACACCTTTAGAACTGCTCTATCAGTTGGTTAAAGAGCACAGAGGGCGAAGAGCCTTGCATTTGATTATTACCTCAAAATTACAAAATGTTCTCATCGAAACGCATTTAGGGGTAGATGACAGTTTGGATGAGAAATTAGCAGAGCTAGATTGGGTTGAGGTTATTGCCTAA
- a CDS encoding sensor histidine kinase, which produces MIDENLLNSLSAKEKELFKQGLEDLINQTYVIEDEYKKLNESYTALQDFIRQIIEVQPNALWVLDEQGAIFLQNTEAKKLGAILLALPHQEMAKEVEFEGCFYLLKSVKQGDKRIITATDITEGKRQERLVSMGQVAAHLSHEIRNPIGSVSLLASTLLKKVDPSIKPIVTEIKKAIWRVERIIKATLLFTKNVQINPSIFYMDRFIKECEEAILHYSYTKEIHFTYNVPHIEMKGDFELLNLVLQNFIFNAIDAIEESDNEEGNVSIAYVEHPHSILLHVKDDGKAIENKNILFEPFKTTKTKGNGLGLALSLQIIQAHGGEISLLENPKGFEIKLPR; this is translated from the coding sequence ATGATTGATGAAAATTTACTCAATAGCCTTAGTGCCAAAGAAAAAGAGCTTTTTAAACAAGGACTTGAAGATCTTATCAACCAAACCTATGTCATTGAAGATGAGTACAAAAAGCTGAACGAATCCTACACCGCCTTGCAAGATTTTATTCGTCAGATTATTGAAGTACAACCTAATGCCCTGTGGGTTTTAGATGAGCAAGGTGCTATTTTTTTACAAAATACAGAAGCAAAAAAGTTAGGTGCTATTTTGCTGGCATTGCCCCATCAAGAAATGGCAAAAGAAGTAGAGTTCGAAGGATGTTTTTACCTGCTAAAAAGTGTTAAACAAGGCGATAAACGCATTATTACTGCCACAGATATTACTGAGGGAAAACGCCAAGAACGCCTTGTTTCTATGGGACAAGTTGCGGCGCATCTCTCTCATGAAATCAGAAATCCTATAGGCTCTGTCTCGCTTTTAGCTTCCACGCTTTTAAAAAAGGTTGACCCTTCCATTAAACCTATTGTCACCGAAATAAAAAAAGCGATTTGGCGGGTGGAGCGTATTATTAAAGCAACGCTTCTTTTTACCAAAAATGTACAAATCAACCCCTCGATATTTTACATGGATCGTTTCATTAAAGAGTGTGAAGAGGCTATTTTACACTACTCATACACCAAAGAGATTCATTTTACCTATAACGTTCCTCATATCGAGATGAAAGGTGATTTTGAGCTTTTAAATTTGGTATTGCAAAATTTCATTTTTAATGCGATTGATGCGATTGAAGAGAGCGATAATGAAGAAGGGAATGTTAGCATTGCCTACGTCGAACATCCCCACAGTATTCTTTTACATGTAAAAGACGATGGTAAAGCGATTGAAAATAAAAATATTCTTTTTGAACCCTTTAAAACCACCAAAACTAAGGGAAATGGCTTAGGGCTTGCGCTTTCTTTACAGATTATCCAAGCCCATGGCGGAGAAATTTCTTTACTGGAAAATCCTAAAGGATTTGAAATTAAACTTCCCCGTTAG
- a CDS encoding TrkH family potassium uptake protein, translated as MSLKSILKFVSAVGLVVFFILLLPPIVGFFYNEDVFVYLLAMFSLFIVNLAIYLILKNDEMHLGIKESIISVNVIWILLGIGGAIPMVLYTSIDPAGAFFEAISGFTTTGASAYRDVEILPKSILFHRSLMHWIGGIGIIVLGVGLLPLINPSGSLSLFKAESTGISMDKITPKIKDTANRIWAVYILFTLLDFALLMLFGMNWFDALNHAFSTISTGGFSTKNSSIGAFSDGVIWTTTFFMIISGINFLAHIRFFKGDRQCYNTEETKWYVGLIILLSLILTLIHTQSSDDSFYDSLKHAFFTVTTLATTTGFASLDYEKWGQFALVIAILAMMMSANTGSTSGGIKMIRYILFFKNIALEIKRTIQPDVITSIFVDGKQIKSSIINSIFGFFALFILTTFLLMLYLYARGFDFLTSFSTALAMVGNIGPGLNLTGPSQNYAFFSWYDKIILSFAMIIGRLECYTVFIMLGRSFWKKF; from the coding sequence ATGAGTCTTAAAAGTATTTTAAAATTTGTTTCGGCCGTTGGGTTGGTTGTTTTTTTCATTCTTCTTTTACCCCCAATTGTAGGTTTTTTTTACAATGAGGATGTTTTTGTCTATTTACTTGCTATGTTTTCTCTCTTCATCGTCAACCTTGCCATTTATCTGATTCTCAAAAACGATGAGATGCATTTAGGGATTAAAGAGAGCATTATCTCTGTCAATGTGATTTGGATTTTACTGGGAATTGGTGGGGCTATTCCTATGGTACTGTACACAAGCATTGATCCTGCAGGTGCATTTTTTGAGGCCATTAGTGGATTTACCACCACAGGGGCCAGTGCGTATAGGGATGTTGAGATCTTACCAAAGTCCATTCTTTTTCACAGAAGCCTTATGCATTGGATTGGGGGAATTGGGATTATCGTTTTAGGTGTTGGGCTTTTACCTTTGATTAATCCAAGTGGCTCGCTTAGCCTCTTTAAAGCAGAGTCCACAGGAATTTCCATGGATAAGATTACACCCAAAATCAAAGATACCGCCAATCGTATTTGGGCTGTGTATATTTTATTTACATTGCTTGATTTTGCGCTCTTAATGCTCTTTGGTATGAATTGGTTTGATGCGCTTAATCATGCATTTTCAACCATTTCTACAGGAGGATTTTCTACAAAGAACAGCTCCATTGGTGCTTTTAGTGATGGTGTCATTTGGACAACGACTTTTTTTATGATTATTTCAGGTATCAACTTCTTAGCACATATTCGTTTTTTTAAAGGGGATCGTCAGTGTTACAATACGGAAGAAACAAAATGGTATGTGGGTTTGATTATTCTTTTGTCGCTTATTTTAACGCTAATTCATACCCAAAGCAGTGATGACTCCTTTTATGATTCCCTTAAACACGCTTTTTTTACAGTGACCACCTTAGCCACAACGACTGGATTTGCTTCACTTGATTATGAAAAATGGGGACAATTTGCCTTAGTCATTGCCATACTTGCGATGATGATGAGTGCCAATACAGGCTCAACGTCAGGTGGTATTAAAATGATTCGCTACATTCTCTTCTTTAAAAACATTGCCCTAGAGATTAAGCGTACCATTCAACCTGATGTCATTACCTCTATTTTTGTCGATGGAAAGCAAATTAAAAGTTCTATTATTAACTCTATTTTTGGTTTTTTTGCACTGTTTATTCTCACCACATTCTTGCTGATGCTCTATTTGTATGCTAGAGGATTCGACTTTTTAACCTCTTTTAGTACAGCCCTTGCGATGGTGGGAAATATTGGTCCAGGACTCAATCTAACGGGCCCTTCTCAAAATTACGCATTCTTTTCATGGTACGATAAAATCATTCTATCCTTTGCCATGATTATTGGAAGACTCGAGTGTTACACCGTCTTTATTATGCTAGGAAGAAGCTTTTGGAAGAAGTTTTAA
- a CDS encoding NAD-binding protein — MQVIIAGAGKVGYNVAKHLMHNNSVTVIDQNEYAISNIQENLDVLGICGNIENPHTYFGIDPEIDLFIAVTDSDEVNLLSSLIIDNIANVKRKIIRLKNTFFASDQVKAKLNIHETIVPSVEAAQPFKYLVDFSHAYNAKAFAYTKALLVSVRLREDFQPRMISTFIGELNGEVAVAGMERKKEFFVPKPVETMLPNDLVYFLAFPNAIVSLRSLVCEMTEPMTPIKNCVIFGADSLGVEIAKVLLKKGIEVQIMDKNIELCRKANIELKNKATVLKTTYDADHIITKNRFDTDMFIAATKNDEYNITKCIEAKQKGIKKIIGINNDIAYSSLMRNLNIEVVRGEKINAYYSILERIHSNSLFMQKKFCGGEGSILMRKIDETSPLLDKKLVLPEKIDDKGHFVILRGNDIYEYRLLPSYEKDDVIVAFIKESDFEPVSKWLQQNS, encoded by the coding sequence ATGCAAGTGATTATCGCAGGTGCTGGAAAAGTGGGTTACAACGTTGCTAAACATTTAATGCATAATAACAGTGTTACCGTTATTGATCAAAATGAATATGCTATTTCAAATATTCAAGAAAATCTCGATGTTTTAGGTATTTGTGGCAATATTGAAAATCCACATACTTACTTTGGCATTGACCCAGAGATTGATCTTTTTATTGCTGTCACTGATTCGGATGAAGTCAATCTTCTCTCTTCCCTCATTATTGACAATATTGCAAACGTCAAACGTAAAATTATTCGCCTCAAAAATACCTTTTTTGCGAGTGATCAAGTCAAGGCGAAACTCAACATTCATGAGACCATTGTCCCCTCTGTGGAGGCAGCACAGCCTTTTAAGTATCTTGTTGATTTTTCACATGCCTATAATGCTAAAGCCTTTGCCTATACCAAAGCGCTTTTGGTTTCTGTTCGATTAAGGGAAGATTTTCAACCTCGTATGATTTCAACCTTTATTGGTGAGCTTAATGGTGAAGTTGCAGTAGCAGGGATGGAACGTAAAAAAGAGTTTTTTGTTCCAAAACCTGTTGAAACCATGCTCCCCAATGATTTAGTCTACTTTCTAGCCTTTCCTAATGCCATTGTCTCATTGCGTAGCCTCGTCTGTGAGATGACTGAGCCTATGACACCCATTAAAAACTGTGTCATTTTTGGAGCCGATTCTCTTGGCGTTGAAATTGCAAAAGTACTCCTTAAAAAAGGCATTGAAGTTCAAATTATGGATAAGAATATTGAACTGTGTCGTAAAGCCAATATTGAACTTAAAAACAAAGCAACCGTTTTAAAAACCACCTATGATGCTGATCATATTATCACAAAAAATCGTTTTGACACCGATATGTTTATTGCCGCAACCAAAAACGATGAATACAACATTACCAAATGCATTGAAGCCAAACAAAAAGGGATTAAAAAAATCATAGGTATTAATAATGATATTGCCTACTCTTCTTTAATGCGAAATCTTAACATTGAAGTGGTGCGTGGCGAAAAAATCAATGCTTACTATTCGATTTTAGAGCGTATTCATTCGAACAGTCTTTTTATGCAAAAAAAGTTTTGCGGAGGCGAAGGCTCTATCTTAATGCGAAAAATTGATGAAACATCGCCGCTTCTTGATAAAAAGCTTGTTTTACCTGAAAAAATTGATGACAAAGGTCATTTTGTAATTTTACGGGGTAATGACATTTATGAATACCGATTGCTCCCCTCTTATGAAAAAGATGATGTCATTGTTGCCTTTATTAAAGAGTCCGATTTTGAACCTGTTTCAAAATGGTTACAACAAAATTCCTAA